One Pantoea trifolii DNA segment encodes these proteins:
- the chiP gene encoding chitoporin ChiP, translating into MRQIPRAPLSAAIISALFAGTFVPVPCAHAAGFVEDSSLSGNLFYWQRQRDRKEMDPQKGAYGQYDANLHHASANANLDFSSGYAGDVIGLDLAAFSALELSNSGPAAPNEIGFSNARTRWDEDWSGDKSGLSLYKAAIKAKWQDNWLRAGYLQPSGQTLLAPHWSFLPGTYRGVEAGTVFDFSDAGALSVSWMWTDEYKAPWYRDMYNFRKADGVTEIPWLQSFGAKYDFKNSLLLEGAYGQAANYMDQYFAKASYQLPLADAPLRTSYQFYGAKDRDNSGVGQVNDVYDGLAWLQALTFGYTLGAFDFRLEGTWVKAEGNQGFFLQRMTPSYASSNGRMDVWWDSRSDWNANGEKALFAGVMVDLGHWQLPGWQVGTSYAYGWDAKPSTNPIYDQNQRLKESAWNLDLVYTIQQGRAKDTQFKLHYTRYDNHSDLPSYSGGYGNIFQDEKDIKFMVVAPFTLF; encoded by the coding sequence ATGCGTCAAATTCCACGCGCGCCGCTTTCTGCGGCCATTATCTCTGCCCTGTTCGCCGGTACGTTTGTGCCTGTTCCCTGCGCCCACGCTGCGGGTTTTGTCGAAGACTCATCGCTCTCTGGCAACCTGTTTTACTGGCAACGCCAGCGCGATCGTAAAGAGATGGATCCGCAAAAAGGCGCGTATGGTCAGTACGATGCCAATCTGCATCACGCCTCTGCCAACGCCAATCTTGACTTCTCATCCGGTTATGCCGGTGATGTAATTGGCCTCGATCTGGCGGCGTTTAGCGCTTTGGAGTTAAGCAATAGCGGCCCGGCGGCACCGAATGAAATTGGTTTCAGCAATGCCCGCACACGCTGGGATGAGGACTGGAGCGGAGATAAGAGTGGCTTAAGTCTTTATAAAGCGGCGATCAAGGCAAAATGGCAGGATAACTGGCTACGCGCAGGCTATTTGCAACCCAGCGGACAGACGCTGCTGGCACCACACTGGAGTTTCCTGCCCGGCACTTATCGCGGTGTTGAGGCTGGCACCGTCTTCGATTTTAGCGATGCGGGCGCCCTTTCCGTCTCCTGGATGTGGACAGACGAATACAAAGCGCCGTGGTATCGCGACATGTACAACTTCCGCAAAGCCGATGGTGTGACGGAGATTCCGTGGCTGCAATCCTTTGGTGCCAAATATGATTTCAAAAACTCGCTGTTGCTGGAAGGCGCTTACGGCCAGGCGGCGAATTACATGGATCAGTATTTTGCTAAAGCGTCTTATCAGCTGCCGCTGGCCGATGCGCCACTGCGCACCAGCTATCAGTTTTACGGCGCGAAGGATCGTGACAACAGCGGCGTGGGCCAGGTCAACGATGTTTATGATGGCCTCGCCTGGCTACAGGCGCTGACGTTCGGCTACACGCTGGGCGCGTTCGATTTCCGCCTTGAAGGCACTTGGGTAAAAGCCGAAGGTAATCAGGGCTTCTTCCTGCAGCGTATGACGCCATCCTATGCCAGCTCAAATGGCCGCATGGATGTGTGGTGGGATTCCCGCTCTGACTGGAACGCCAACGGTGAGAAAGCGCTATTCGCCGGTGTGATGGTCGATCTGGGGCACTGGCAATTACCCGGCTGGCAAGTCGGTACGTCGTACGCCTACGGCTGGGACGCTAAGCCTTCCACCAATCCGATTTACGACCAAAACCAGCGCCTGAAAGAGTCGGCGTGGAACCTCGATCTGGTTTACACCATCCAGCAAGGCCGCGCCAAAGACACGCAATTCAAACTGCACTACACCCGCTACGACAATCACAGCGATCTTCCCAGCTACAGCGGCGGTTACGGCAACATCTTCCAGGACGAGAAAGACATCAAATTTATGGTCGTCGCGCCATTCACCCTATTTTGA
- a CDS encoding beta-N-acetylhexosaminidase produces the protein MKKLKISLLALTVMGLAACSSSPRSNQQVVDQISQFGVQYQVTDNQAADHGVNCAKLGADWASCNTATITLTNNGPALTSKNWAIYMSNVHETLRVDNDQFKMTHIVGDLTRLEPTEKFKGIAAGESIEIPIVNEYWQLFITDVMPRWYVTAANASPKIITSTDTENLSDFVKPFGDQWKRIADDKNVLMLPQSRFARNADVAPLPASALRGQITPTPRTVKVHAADVDLSRGVALHLEALANNQADAVKQRFDLMGLKQQSAGYAVHTRIAVNHFRGADAVSGAYELRITPRGTDIIGYDQAGLYYGLMSLLSLVPAEGKPIIATLEAKDAPRFAYRGAFLDVARNFHSKQAVLRMLDQMAAWKMNKFHFHLTDDEAWRIEIPGLPELTDVGSKRCHDLTEQQCLLPQLGSGPFTDNNGTGHFSRADYIEIVKYAQARNIEVIPEIDMPAHARAAVISMEARYQQLIKAGKTQQASEYRLVDPTDTSNTRSVQLYDRTSYLNPCLDSSKRFVDKVMGEVQAMHREAGQPLTTWHFGGDEAKNIRLGTGYSDIKKPKAGTGILDQSKEDKPWAKSQVCQAEVKSGKVEDLEHLPSHFALEVSKMVKAHGIPVMQAWQDGLKDAADAHAFATSRVRVNFWDTLYWGGFDTANDWTMKDYEVVISNPDYVYMDFPYEVNPNERGYYWGTRFSDERKMFGFAPDNLPQNAETSVDRDGKTFDAISNKPWSGAYGISVQLWSETTRTDQQMDYMVFPRLLSVAERGWHRAEWELDYQQGRTFKGGETHFVNQQQRNLDWQRFANLLGQRELGKMDKAGIHYRLPVPGARVENGSLTMNIALPGLPLEYSVDNGKNWQRYLPHAKPTISAADKVWVRSVSPDGKRFSRAETL, from the coding sequence ATGAAAAAGTTAAAAATCAGTTTACTGGCGCTGACCGTGATGGGCCTTGCCGCCTGCAGTTCATCCCCGCGCAGTAATCAGCAGGTCGTCGACCAAATCAGCCAGTTCGGCGTGCAGTATCAGGTCACTGACAATCAGGCGGCCGATCACGGCGTGAACTGCGCGAAACTCGGTGCCGATTGGGCATCCTGCAATACCGCCACCATTACGCTGACCAACAACGGCCCGGCGCTCACCAGCAAAAACTGGGCGATCTACATGAGCAACGTGCACGAAACGCTGCGGGTCGATAACGATCAGTTCAAAATGACGCACATCGTCGGCGATCTTACCCGCCTGGAACCGACGGAAAAATTCAAAGGTATCGCGGCTGGCGAGTCGATTGAGATCCCGATCGTGAATGAATACTGGCAGCTGTTTATCACTGACGTGATGCCGCGCTGGTACGTTACCGCCGCCAATGCCTCGCCAAAAATCATCACCAGCACCGATACCGAAAACCTCAGCGACTTCGTTAAGCCGTTTGGCGACCAATGGAAGCGCATCGCCGACGATAAAAACGTGCTGATGCTGCCGCAAAGTCGCTTTGCCAGGAATGCCGATGTGGCGCCACTGCCTGCTAGTGCACTACGCGGACAAATCACCCCAACGCCCCGCACGGTGAAAGTTCATGCTGCTGATGTCGATCTGAGCCGTGGCGTCGCCCTGCATCTTGAGGCATTGGCGAACAACCAAGCCGATGCGGTTAAGCAGCGTTTCGATTTGATGGGACTCAAACAGCAGTCAGCGGGTTATGCCGTTCATACTCGTATCGCCGTTAATCATTTCCGTGGCGCAGATGCGGTTTCTGGTGCTTATGAACTGCGCATCACGCCACGCGGCACCGATATCATTGGTTACGATCAGGCTGGCCTCTATTACGGCTTGATGTCGTTACTGTCGCTGGTGCCCGCTGAAGGTAAACCGATTATCGCCACGCTCGAAGCGAAAGATGCTCCGCGCTTTGCCTATCGCGGCGCCTTCCTCGACGTCGCGCGTAACTTCCACAGCAAGCAAGCGGTGCTGCGCATGCTCGATCAAATGGCGGCTTGGAAGATGAATAAATTCCATTTCCACCTGACCGATGATGAAGCCTGGCGCATTGAAATTCCCGGTCTGCCTGAGTTGACCGATGTTGGCAGCAAGCGTTGTCACGATCTCACTGAGCAGCAATGCCTGCTGCCGCAGTTGGGCTCCGGGCCGTTCACGGATAACAACGGAACCGGGCATTTCAGTCGCGCCGATTATATTGAGATCGTTAAATACGCGCAGGCACGCAACATCGAAGTGATTCCGGAAATCGATATGCCTGCGCACGCGCGCGCTGCGGTGATCTCGATGGAAGCGCGTTATCAGCAACTCATAAAAGCGGGTAAAACGCAGCAGGCCAGTGAATATCGTCTGGTGGATCCCACGGATACCTCGAATACCCGTTCCGTGCAGTTGTACGATCGCACCAGCTATCTCAATCCTTGCCTCGATTCCTCAAAGCGCTTTGTCGATAAAGTGATGGGTGAAGTGCAGGCGATGCACCGCGAAGCGGGCCAACCGTTGACCACCTGGCACTTTGGCGGTGATGAAGCGAAAAACATCCGCCTCGGTACCGGCTACAGCGATATCAAAAAACCGAAAGCGGGAACGGGCATTTTAGACCAAAGCAAAGAGGACAAACCCTGGGCAAAATCTCAGGTCTGCCAGGCGGAGGTGAAATCCGGCAAGGTGGAAGATCTGGAGCATTTACCGAGCCACTTCGCGCTGGAAGTGAGCAAAATGGTAAAAGCACACGGCATTCCGGTAATGCAGGCCTGGCAAGATGGGCTGAAAGATGCCGCTGACGCGCACGCCTTCGCCACCTCGCGCGTACGCGTTAACTTCTGGGACACGCTCTATTGGGGCGGCTTTGACACCGCTAACGACTGGACGATGAAAGATTACGAAGTGGTGATCTCCAATCCGGATTATGTCTACATGGACTTCCCGTATGAGGTGAATCCCAACGAGCGAGGCTATTACTGGGGCACGCGCTTCAGCGATGAGCGCAAGATGTTTGGCTTCGCGCCAGACAACCTGCCGCAGAACGCGGAAACCTCGGTGGATCGCGATGGCAAAACCTTCGATGCCATCTCGAATAAGCCGTGGTCGGGCGCATACGGCATTTCGGTACAGTTGTGGAGTGAAACCACACGTACCGATCAGCAGATGGATTACATGGTGTTCCCTCGCCTGCTGTCGGTGGCTGAACGTGGCTGGCATCGCGCGGAGTGGGAGCTGGATTATCAACAAGGCCGCACCTTTAAAGGCGGCGAAACCCACTTCGTTAACCAGCAGCAGCGCAATCTGGACTGGCAGCGTTTCGCCAACCTGTTAGGCCAGCGTGAGTTGGGCAAGATGGATAAAGCCGGTATTCACTACCGTCTGCCGGTGCCGGGTGCGCGCGTGGAGAATGGCTCGCTGACCATGAACATTGCGCTGCCGGGTCTGCCGCTGGAGTACAGCGTGGATAACGGTAAAAACTGGCAACGTTATCTGCCGCATGCCAAACCGACCATCTCAGCCGCCGATAAAGTCTGGGTGCGCAGCGTGAGTCCGGATGGCAAACGTTTCAGCCGCGCTGAAACGTTGTAA
- the thiD gene encoding bifunctional hydroxymethylpyrimidine kinase/phosphomethylpyrimidine kinase codes for MKRINALTIAGTDPSGGAGIQADLKAFSALGAYGTSVITALVAQNTCGVQSVYRIEPDFVGAQLDSVLDDVRIDAAKIGMLSETAIVEVVAERLKRASLPFVVLDTVMIAKSGDALLSPDAVASVRELLLPQVSLITPNLPEAAALLGRAMAQDEKTMLQQGDALLDLGCEAVLMKGGHLSDAESPDWLITREGRQRFTAPRVNTRHTHGTGCSLSAALAALRPRHDDWAATVAEAKAWLQQALLHADSLEVGKGIGPVHHFHQWW; via the coding sequence ATGAAACGCATCAACGCATTGACCATTGCTGGCACCGATCCCAGCGGCGGCGCGGGTATTCAGGCCGACCTCAAAGCCTTCTCCGCATTGGGTGCTTATGGCACCAGCGTTATTACCGCGCTGGTGGCGCAAAACACCTGTGGCGTGCAATCGGTCTATCGCATCGAACCTGATTTTGTCGGCGCACAGCTCGATTCGGTGCTGGATGATGTGCGCATTGATGCCGCGAAGATCGGCATGTTGTCCGAAACCGCGATAGTCGAGGTGGTCGCCGAGCGGCTGAAACGGGCCAGCCTGCCGTTTGTGGTGCTGGATACGGTGATGATTGCCAAAAGCGGCGATGCGCTGCTGTCGCCAGATGCGGTAGCCAGCGTGCGCGAATTGCTGCTGCCGCAGGTGTCGCTGATCACGCCAAACCTGCCGGAAGCCGCCGCGCTGCTGGGACGCGCGATGGCGCAGGATGAGAAAACCATGTTGCAGCAGGGCGATGCGCTGCTCGATCTTGGCTGTGAAGCGGTGCTGATGAAGGGCGGACATCTCAGCGATGCCGAAAGCCCGGACTGGCTAATCACGCGCGAAGGACGCCAGCGCTTTACCGCGCCGCGTGTTAACACACGCCACACGCACGGCACCGGTTGCTCGCTCTCCGCCGCGCTGGCGGCGTTGCGTCCGCGTCATGATGATTGGGCGGCAACGGTGGCCGAAGCCAAGGCGTGGCTACAACAGGCGCTGTTGCACGCCGATTCGCTGGAGGTCGGCAAAGGCATTGGGCCGGTGCACCATTTCCATCAATGGTGGTAG
- the fbaB gene encoding class I fructose-bisphosphate aldolase encodes MTDIVQLLGKEADSLLQHRCMTIPADSLYLPGADYVDRVMIDNNRSPTVLRNMQTLYNTGRLAGTGYLSILPVDQGVEHSAGASFAANPAYFDPKNIVELAIEAGCNCVASTYGVLAAVSRRYAHRIPFMVKLNHNETLSYPTQYDQTLYASVEQAFNLGAVAVGATIYFGSEQSRRQIEEISAAFERAHELGMVTVLWAYLRNDAFKKDGVDYHASADLTGQANHLAATIGADIVKQKMAENNGGYNAVKFGHTDERVYSKLTSENPIDLVRYQLANCYMGRAGLINSGGASAGETDIAESVRTAVINKRAGGMGLILGRKAFKKTLKEGVQLINAVQDVYLSKDVTIA; translated from the coding sequence ATGACGGACATCGTACAGTTATTGGGCAAAGAGGCGGACAGCCTTCTTCAACATCGCTGCATGACCATTCCAGCGGATAGCCTCTATTTACCAGGCGCGGATTATGTTGATCGCGTGATGATCGACAACAATCGTTCTCCCACCGTACTGCGCAACATGCAAACGTTGTACAACACCGGACGTTTAGCCGGCACCGGCTATTTGTCGATTCTGCCGGTCGATCAGGGTGTTGAGCACTCAGCGGGTGCTTCCTTTGCCGCTAACCCGGCTTATTTCGACCCGAAAAACATCGTTGAGCTGGCGATTGAAGCCGGCTGTAACTGTGTGGCCTCCACTTACGGCGTGCTGGCCGCGGTTTCACGCCGTTATGCGCACCGCATTCCGTTTATGGTGAAGCTAAACCACAATGAAACCCTGAGCTATCCGACGCAATATGATCAGACGCTGTACGCCAGCGTTGAGCAGGCCTTTAATCTGGGTGCGGTGGCGGTTGGCGCCACCATTTATTTTGGCTCCGAGCAATCGCGTCGTCAGATTGAAGAGATCTCGGCGGCCTTTGAACGCGCGCACGAGCTGGGAATGGTGACGGTGCTGTGGGCTTATCTGCGTAATGACGCGTTCAAGAAAGACGGCGTCGATTATCACGCTAGCGCCGATTTAACCGGCCAGGCCAACCATCTGGCGGCGACCATTGGTGCGGATATTGTGAAGCAGAAGATGGCGGAGAATAATGGCGGCTATAACGCGGTGAAGTTTGGTCACACCGATGAACGCGTCTACAGCAAGCTGACCAGCGAGAACCCAATTGATTTGGTGCGTTACCAACTGGCGAACTGCTATATGGGGCGCGCGGGATTGATCAACTCTGGCGGCGCTTCTGCCGGGGAAACGGATATCGCGGAGTCAGTGCGCACGGCGGTGATCAACAAACGAGCCGGCGGCATGGGATTGATTCTGGGGCGCAAGGCGTTCAAGAAGACGTTGAAAGAGGGCGTGCAGCTGATTAATGCGGTGCAGGATGTTTATCTGTCGAAAGATGTGACCATTGCCTGA
- a CDS encoding GntR family transcriptional regulator, whose product MSTAYTITTSEPVNQQIYRYLRKDIVTCVIHPGSLLSEKEVSARFNVSRQPVREAFIKLAEAGLVQVLPQRGTFVRKISAQRVADGRFIREAVEIAVVRRAAQEIGASGLMALEHNLQLQRLAAERHDSQAFLGLDDEFHRLIAEGINCLLAWETVENIKAAMDRVRFLTLSEVSPPERLIQQHEDIYNALKAHDVDAAESAMRRHLQEMILTITPIAERNSEWFEAP is encoded by the coding sequence ATGTCGACTGCCTATACCATAACCACCAGCGAACCGGTAAATCAGCAGATCTATCGTTATCTGCGTAAAGATATTGTGACCTGCGTTATACATCCGGGCTCGCTGCTGTCGGAGAAGGAAGTGTCGGCGCGTTTTAACGTATCGCGTCAGCCGGTACGTGAAGCTTTCATCAAGCTGGCGGAAGCCGGACTGGTGCAGGTGTTACCGCAGCGCGGCACCTTCGTACGCAAAATCTCTGCCCAACGCGTGGCCGACGGCCGCTTTATCCGTGAAGCGGTAGAGATCGCCGTGGTACGCCGCGCCGCGCAGGAGATTGGTGCCAGCGGATTGATGGCGCTGGAGCACAACCTGCAACTGCAGCGTCTCGCCGCCGAACGTCATGACAGCCAGGCCTTCTTAGGACTGGATGATGAGTTTCACCGTCTGATTGCGGAAGGGATTAACTGCCTGCTGGCGTGGGAAACGGTGGAGAACATCAAAGCGGCTATGGACCGCGTGCGCTTTCTGACCCTGAGCGAAGTGTCACCGCCGGAGCGTTTGATTCAGCAGCATGAAGATATCTATAACGCGTTGAAAGCGCATGATGTTGACGCGGCTGAAAGCGCGATGCGTCGTCATCTACAGGAGATGATTTTGACCATTACGCCGATTGCCGAGCGTAATAGTGAGTGGTTCGAAGCGCCTTGA
- the thiM gene encoding hydroxyethylthiazole kinase, whose amino-acid sequence MKQPDLLSPAQLAHSLQLLRQQAPLVHCMTNDVVQTFTANVLLALQASPAMVIDPDEAAQFAGFADAVLINVGTLTCDRRDAMLAAVQAAQAAGTPWTLDPVAVGALTLRTTFCQQLLSLQPAAIRGNASEILALAHQASGGRGVDSLHQTDAALSAAQQLARDYHTVVAVTGEVDYVTDGARTLAIPGGSPLMTRVVGTGCALSAVAAAFTSLPGDRLQHVAAACRVMSLAGELTARQVAGPGSFVAAFLDTLWTLEVKA is encoded by the coding sequence ATGAAACAGCCTGACCTTCTTTCCCCCGCGCAACTCGCGCACTCTTTGCAACTGCTGCGTCAGCAAGCGCCGCTGGTGCACTGCATGACCAATGACGTAGTGCAAACCTTTACCGCCAACGTGCTGCTGGCACTGCAAGCTTCGCCCGCGATGGTGATCGACCCCGATGAAGCGGCGCAGTTTGCCGGTTTTGCCGATGCGGTGTTGATCAACGTAGGCACCTTAACCTGCGATCGTCGTGATGCGATGTTGGCGGCGGTGCAAGCAGCGCAAGCGGCAGGCACGCCGTGGACGCTGGATCCGGTGGCGGTCGGCGCATTAACGCTGCGCACCACCTTCTGCCAGCAGCTGCTGAGCCTGCAACCTGCGGCGATTCGCGGTAACGCTTCAGAAATTCTCGCCCTGGCGCATCAGGCAAGCGGCGGACGCGGCGTGGACAGCCTGCATCAAACCGATGCCGCGCTGAGCGCCGCCCAGCAGCTGGCGCGTGATTACCACACCGTTGTGGCGGTGACCGGTGAAGTCGATTACGTCACCGATGGCGCGCGTACCCTGGCAATCCCCGGCGGCAGCCCGCTGATGACGCGCGTGGTTGGCACCGGTTGCGCATTGTCGGCAGTGGCTGCGGCCTTCACTAGCTTGCCTGGCGATCGCCTGCAACATGTGGCAGCGGCGTGCCGCGTGATGTCGCTGGCCGGTGAGCTGACAGCACGCCAGGTCGCCGGGCCGGGCAGCTTTGTTGCTGCCTTCCTCGATACGCTGTGGACGCTGGAGGTGAAAGCATGA
- a CDS encoding GNAT family N-acetyltransferase yields the protein MDIRLFEETDRPFLRTLYLAARRHNWTWLDGEDWQLEDFDAVILGETVLVAELDGHRVGFAAVLDNDNFLHSLYVDPNAQGKGVGSALLEKVQSRFSSTGALKCLQQNQAAMDFYLKHGWRREAVGESEQGKYVLMHFPLAKRASGNGGR from the coding sequence GTGGATATACGTTTATTTGAGGAAACCGATCGGCCTTTTCTGCGCACGCTCTATCTTGCCGCGCGACGCCATAACTGGACGTGGCTGGATGGCGAAGATTGGCAGTTAGAAGATTTCGATGCTGTGATTTTGGGCGAAACCGTGCTGGTCGCTGAGCTGGACGGACATCGCGTGGGGTTTGCGGCGGTGCTGGATAATGACAACTTCCTGCATAGTCTGTACGTCGATCCAAACGCACAGGGAAAAGGTGTGGGCAGCGCGTTGTTAGAAAAAGTGCAGTCGCGATTTAGCTCGACTGGCGCATTGAAATGCCTGCAACAGAATCAGGCGGCAATGGATTTCTATCTCAAACACGGCTGGCGGCGTGAAGCGGTTGGCGAGAGCGAGCAGGGAAAATATGTGCTGATGCATTTTCCGCTGGCGAAACGCGCCAGCGGAAATGGAGGCCGTTAA
- the ahpC gene encoding alkyl hydroperoxide reductase subunit C — MSIINTKIKPFKNAAFKNGEFIEVTEKDVEGKWSVFFFYPADFTFVCPTELGDVADHHEEFQKLGVDIYSVSTDTHFTHKAWHGSSDTIAKIKYAMIGDPTGALTRNFEIMREDEGLADRGTFIVDPEGIIQAIEITAEGIGRDASDLIRKVKAAQYVASHPGEVCPAKWKEGEATLAPSLDLVGKI; from the coding sequence ATGTCCATCATTAATACCAAGATCAAACCATTTAAAAACGCAGCGTTCAAAAACGGCGAATTCATCGAAGTCACCGAGAAAGACGTTGAAGGTAAATGGAGTGTTTTCTTCTTCTACCCGGCTGACTTCACCTTCGTATGCCCAACCGAACTGGGTGACGTTGCAGACCATCACGAAGAGTTCCAGAAACTGGGTGTAGATATCTACTCTGTTTCTACTGACACGCACTTTACCCACAAAGCCTGGCACGGTTCTTCAGACACCATCGCGAAAATCAAATACGCGATGATCGGTGACCCAACTGGCGCGCTGACCCGCAACTTCGAAATCATGCGCGAAGACGAAGGTCTGGCAGATCGCGGTACCTTCATCGTTGACCCGGAAGGCATCATCCAGGCGATCGAAATCACTGCCGAAGGCATTGGCCGTGATGCATCTGACCTGATCCGCAAAGTGAAAGCAGCACAGTACGTTGCTTCTCACCCAGGTGAAGTATGCCCGGCAAAATGGAAAGAAGGCGAAGCCACTCTGGCTCCATCACTGGACCTGGTTGGCAAAATCTAA
- the ahpF gene encoding alkyl hydroperoxide reductase subunit F, with amino-acid sequence MLDTNLKTQLKAYLEKLTKPVELIATLDDGAKSAEIRSLLADIAGLSDKVSFREENDRPVRKPSFLITNPGSQSGPRFAGSPMGHEFTSLVLALLQTGGHPSKEAQSLLDQVVALEGDFHFETYYSLSCHNCPDVVQALNLMAVLNPRISHTAIDGGMFQNEITERNVMGVPAVFLNGKEFGQGRLSLAEIVGKVDTNAEKRAAEELNKRDAYEVLIVGSGPAGAAAAIYSARKGIRTGLMGERFGGQVLDTVDIENYISVPKTEGAKLAGSLRAHVDDYDVDVIDTQSAIKLIPAAKEGGLHAIETASGAVLKSRSIIIATGARWRNMGVPGEEQYRTKGVTYCPHCDGPLFKGKRTAVIGGGNSGVEAAIDLAGIVEHVTLLEFASEMRADKVLQDKLRSLKNVEVILNAQTTEVKGDGSKVTSLTYIDRNNQTSHEIALSGIFVQIGLLPNTTFLEGAVERNKMGEIIIDAKCETSLKGVFAAGDCTTVPYKQIIIASGEGAKASLSAFDYLIRTKPAE; translated from the coding sequence ATGCTCGACACCAATTTAAAAACCCAACTCAAGGCTTACCTTGAGAAACTAACGAAACCGGTTGAGTTGATTGCCACATTGGATGATGGCGCCAAATCCGCAGAGATTCGCTCTCTGTTGGCTGATATCGCGGGCTTGTCAGACAAAGTCAGCTTCCGTGAAGAGAACGATCGTCCGGTTCGTAAACCCTCTTTCCTGATCACAAACCCAGGCAGTCAAAGCGGTCCGCGCTTTGCCGGTTCGCCCATGGGCCATGAATTCACTTCACTGGTTTTAGCCTTGCTGCAAACCGGTGGACACCCTTCGAAAGAAGCGCAGAGCCTGCTTGATCAGGTTGTGGCTTTGGAAGGCGACTTCCACTTCGAAACTTATTATTCACTGTCGTGCCACAACTGTCCTGACGTGGTACAGGCGCTGAACCTGATGGCGGTACTGAACCCGCGCATTAGCCATACCGCGATTGATGGCGGTATGTTCCAGAACGAAATTACGGAACGCAACGTGATGGGCGTGCCGGCAGTGTTCCTTAACGGCAAAGAGTTCGGTCAGGGCCGTCTGAGCCTGGCGGAAATCGTCGGTAAAGTGGACACCAATGCAGAGAAGCGTGCGGCGGAAGAGCTGAATAAGCGTGATGCCTACGAAGTGCTGATCGTCGGCAGCGGCCCGGCGGGCGCGGCTGCGGCCATCTACTCTGCACGTAAAGGCATCCGTACTGGCCTGATGGGCGAGCGTTTTGGTGGTCAGGTGCTGGACACCGTAGACATCGAAAACTACATCTCGGTACCGAAAACCGAAGGCGCGAAGCTGGCCGGTTCTCTGCGTGCTCACGTTGATGATTATGACGTCGATGTGATTGATACCCAGAGCGCCATCAAGCTGATTCCGGCGGCGAAAGAGGGCGGTCTGCACGCGATTGAAACCGCCTCTGGCGCGGTACTGAAATCACGCAGCATCATCATTGCCACCGGCGCACGCTGGCGCAATATGGGCGTACCGGGCGAAGAGCAGTATCGCACTAAGGGCGTAACCTACTGCCCACACTGCGACGGCCCGCTGTTTAAAGGCAAACGCACCGCAGTAATCGGCGGCGGTAACTCCGGCGTGGAAGCGGCTATCGATTTGGCCGGTATTGTTGAGCACGTGACGCTGCTGGAATTTGCCAGCGAAATGCGCGCTGACAAAGTGCTACAGGACAAACTGCGCAGCCTGAAAAACGTTGAGGTGATTCTGAACGCACAGACCACTGAAGTGAAAGGCGATGGTAGCAAAGTCACTAGCCTGACCTATATCGACCGTAACAACCAGACCAGCCACGAAATCGCGCTGAGCGGCATCTTCGTGCAGATTGGTTTGCTGCCGAACACCACCTTCCTTGAAGGTGCGGTAGAGCGCAACAAAATGGGCGAAATCATCATTGATGCCAAGTGCGAAACCAGCCTGAAAGGCGTATTCGCCGCAGGCGACTGCACCACGGTGCCGTACAAGCAGATCATCATCGCCAGCGGTGAAGGCGCGAAAGCCTCACTCAGCGCCTTTGATTATCTGATTCGCACCAAACCGGCTGAATAA